From Cellulomonas chengniuliangii, the proteins below share one genomic window:
- a CDS encoding mechanosensitive ion channel family protein, which produces MRAIASVMTASPTPSPSGPSAEPSPSAITEQVGEVGDAVGDFVTWFTGAPLRILVILLAGSIALMVLRRLIGSVSEHLAEGTPFYQRGMLRPLGQTEMGAVLQRANPLATARRAQRSRTIGSVLHSAATITVGSIMLLLVLDQLNVNLGPFLASLGVVGVAVGIGAQSVVKDFLAGIFILLEDQYGVGDVVDLGPATGTIEAVALRVTKLRDADGTLWYVPNGTLTRVGNHTQEWARAVVEVKVDYFADISRVQTLLGEAAAKVAADPVVGSYLRDQPLVTGLEDLSAEAVTLQVAVKTSPAMQWEVARQLRWEVRHTLEEAGIPLGGQRDLLAQHQGESASASPTPPGGRVDAGPADGPSGPSAGSGRPEA; this is translated from the coding sequence ATGAGGGCGATCGCCTCCGTCATGACGGCGTCCCCCACGCCGTCGCCGTCGGGCCCGTCGGCCGAGCCGAGCCCCTCCGCCATCACCGAGCAGGTGGGCGAGGTGGGCGACGCCGTCGGCGACTTCGTCACCTGGTTCACGGGCGCGCCGCTGCGCATCCTCGTCATCCTGCTCGCGGGCAGCATCGCGCTCATGGTGCTGCGGCGGCTCATCGGCTCCGTCTCGGAGCACCTCGCTGAGGGGACGCCGTTCTACCAGCGCGGCATGCTGCGCCCGCTCGGCCAGACGGAGATGGGCGCCGTGCTGCAGCGGGCGAACCCGCTGGCCACCGCCCGGCGGGCACAGCGGTCACGGACCATCGGGTCGGTGCTCCACTCGGCCGCGACGATCACCGTCGGGTCGATCATGCTGCTGCTGGTGCTCGACCAGCTCAACGTGAACCTGGGGCCGTTCCTCGCCTCGCTGGGCGTGGTGGGCGTCGCTGTGGGCATCGGCGCCCAGAGCGTCGTGAAGGACTTCCTGGCGGGGATCTTCATCCTGCTCGAAGACCAGTACGGCGTCGGCGACGTCGTCGACCTGGGGCCGGCCACCGGGACCATCGAGGCGGTGGCACTCCGGGTGACCAAGCTCCGCGACGCGGACGGCACCCTCTGGTACGTGCCGAACGGCACCCTGACCCGGGTGGGCAACCACACCCAGGAGTGGGCTCGTGCCGTGGTCGAGGTCAAGGTCGACTACTTCGCTGACATCTCCCGCGTCCAGACCCTGCTCGGGGAGGCGGCGGCGAAGGTCGCCGCGGACCCAGTCGTGGGCTCCTACCTGCGCGATCAGCCCTTGGTCACGGGCCTGGAGGACTTGAGCGCGGAGGCCGTGACCCTCCAGGTGGCCGTCAAGACCAGCCCGGCGATGCAGTGGGAGGTCGCCCGCCAGCTCCGGTGGGAGGTCCGCCACACCCTCGAGGAGGCGGGCATCCCCCTGGGCGGTCAGCGCGACCTCCTCGCCCAGCACCAGGGAGAGTCGGCGAGCGCGTCGCCGACTCCCCCTGGTGGCCGCGTGGACGCGGGCCCGGCGGACGGGCCGTCCGGGCCGAGCGCTGGCTCCGGGAGGCCGGAGGCCTAG
- a CDS encoding acyl-CoA thioesterase, whose product MTSQPVPAGNADPQDAVRHVLAILDLEAAPDDENLFRGASVPHPNGRVFGGQVLAQALLAAGRTVSDGRLPHSLHGYFLRAGDVRQDIDFTVERLRDGRSFTARRTHALQGGAPILSMIASFQESQPGFEYADPMPAAPDPESLASAGDTLREVNHPLAEFWATETPFDVRHVEQPIYLRPDASGAGDQLVWMRARGPVPDDQLLHRALLAYACDQVMLEPVLRRSGESWASPGLSIASLDHAMWWHRDVRVDEWLLYAQSTPSGQGGRGLGAARIYSQDGSLVATTAQEGMVRVPQPSSGR is encoded by the coding sequence ATGACCTCCCAGCCCGTCCCCGCCGGCAACGCCGACCCCCAGGACGCCGTCCGCCACGTCCTCGCGATACTCGACCTCGAGGCCGCCCCGGACGACGAGAACCTCTTCCGGGGCGCGAGCGTCCCGCACCCCAACGGCCGGGTCTTCGGCGGCCAGGTCCTCGCGCAGGCTCTGCTCGCCGCCGGCCGCACCGTCTCCGACGGCCGCCTCCCGCACTCGCTGCACGGGTACTTCCTCCGCGCGGGCGATGTGCGGCAGGACATCGACTTCACCGTGGAGCGGCTGCGCGACGGCCGCTCGTTCACCGCGCGGCGCACGCACGCGCTGCAGGGCGGCGCCCCGATCCTGTCGATGATCGCCTCCTTCCAGGAGTCCCAGCCCGGCTTCGAGTACGCAGACCCGATGCCCGCGGCGCCCGACCCCGAGAGCCTGGCCTCAGCCGGAGACACCCTGCGCGAGGTGAACCACCCCCTGGCCGAGTTCTGGGCGACCGAGACCCCGTTCGACGTGCGCCACGTCGAACAGCCCATCTACCTGCGGCCCGACGCCTCCGGCGCCGGGGACCAGCTCGTGTGGATGCGCGCGCGGGGCCCTGTCCCCGACGACCAGCTGCTGCACCGGGCGCTGCTCGCCTACGCGTGCGACCAGGTCATGCTCGAGCCCGTGCTGCGGCGGTCCGGCGAGAGCTGGGCATCCCCCGGGCTGTCGATCGCGAGCCTCGACCACGCGATGTGGTGGCACCGCGACGTGCGCGTCGACGAGTGGCTGCTGTACGCCCAGTCCACCCCGAGCGGGCAGGGCGGCCGCGGCCTGGGCGCCGCGCGGATCTACTCCCAGGACGGCTCCCTCGTCGCCACCACGGCACAGGAGGGCATGGTGCGGGTCCCCCAGCCCTCTTCGGGCCGCTAG
- a CDS encoding glucose PTS transporter subunit EIIB, producing MSKAEQILAALGGVANVVDLEPCITRLRVEVTDPQHVDEAALKESGAFGVVRSGRVIQVIVGPEADHLAVELDALR from the coding sequence ATGAGCAAGGCAGAGCAGATCCTCGCGGCCCTCGGCGGCGTGGCCAACGTGGTCGACCTCGAACCCTGCATCACGCGCCTGCGCGTGGAGGTCACCGACCCCCAGCATGTCGACGAGGCTGCCCTCAAGGAGTCCGGGGCCTTCGGAGTGGTGCGCTCGGGACGCGTCATCCAGGTGATCGTCGGCCCGGAGGCCGACCACCTGGCTGTCGAGCTCGACGCGCTGCGCTAG
- the ptsP gene encoding phosphoenolpyruvate--protein phosphotransferase — protein MSTARPTVVHGIGVSPGRAVAPCVLLPEPVGEPPSGRRLAPGDDHAAAAEQISRAALRVQSMLEEAADRAQGESEELLRATATIAADPSLVADAEHRVLADHLVPERAVWEAAEAVSAQFEALGGYFAERTRDIADVRDRLVAELTGRPAPGVPEHAEPFVLVAPDLAPALTATLDPARVVGIVTGAGGPTSHTAILARALGIPAVVAARGITEQLAEGDLVLVDGSHGTATVHPDEAQVAATRAASAQARTFDGEGRTADGHRVELLANVGDPRDAAVAAAAGAEGVGLLRTEFGFLDRDEAPSVAEQVAAYRQVLAAFPGRKVVIRTLDAGADKPMPFLTSDTEANPALGVRGLRTAQDHPEVLEDQLTAIAEAAAAESSRVWVMAPMVATVDESEDFVARCARHGLDVAGVMVEVPSAALLAGRILASAKFASIGTNDLTQYTMAADRLLGAVAELSDTWQPAVLQLVAATCAGGAQQDRPVGVCGEAAASPALAVVLVGLGVTSLSMTPRALADVAAVLGAVTVDDCRRAAQLALSAPTAAAARDRVRSALPVLDELGL, from the coding sequence GTGAGCACAGCACGACCCACCGTGGTCCACGGCATCGGTGTGAGCCCCGGACGCGCGGTGGCCCCGTGCGTGCTGCTGCCCGAGCCGGTGGGCGAGCCGCCGTCGGGCCGCCGCCTCGCCCCCGGCGACGACCATGCCGCCGCGGCCGAGCAGATCTCCCGTGCCGCCCTCCGCGTCCAGTCGATGCTCGAGGAAGCCGCCGACCGCGCGCAGGGCGAGAGCGAGGAGCTGCTGCGAGCCACCGCGACGATCGCCGCCGACCCGTCGCTCGTCGCGGACGCGGAGCACCGGGTGCTCGCCGACCACCTGGTGCCGGAGCGGGCCGTGTGGGAGGCCGCCGAGGCGGTCTCCGCGCAGTTCGAGGCGTTGGGCGGCTACTTCGCCGAGCGCACGCGTGACATCGCGGACGTCCGCGACCGGCTCGTGGCCGAGCTGACCGGCCGCCCCGCCCCTGGCGTCCCGGAGCACGCGGAGCCCTTCGTCCTGGTGGCGCCGGACCTCGCCCCCGCGTTGACCGCGACGCTCGACCCGGCGCGCGTCGTGGGCATCGTCACAGGCGCCGGTGGGCCCACGTCGCACACGGCGATCCTCGCGCGGGCCCTGGGCATCCCCGCGGTCGTGGCCGCGCGCGGCATCACCGAGCAGCTCGCCGAGGGCGACCTCGTGCTGGTCGACGGCTCGCACGGCACCGCGACGGTGCACCCCGACGAGGCGCAGGTCGCCGCGACGCGGGCCGCATCCGCCCAGGCCCGCACATTCGACGGAGAGGGCCGCACCGCCGACGGCCACCGCGTCGAGCTGCTCGCCAACGTGGGCGACCCCCGCGACGCCGCCGTCGCAGCGGCCGCCGGCGCGGAAGGGGTCGGCCTGCTGCGCACCGAGTTCGGGTTCCTCGACCGGGACGAGGCGCCCTCCGTGGCGGAGCAGGTGGCCGCCTACCGCCAGGTGCTCGCCGCGTTCCCCGGTCGCAAGGTCGTCATCCGCACGCTCGACGCCGGCGCGGACAAGCCCATGCCGTTCCTCACCAGCGACACCGAGGCCAACCCGGCGCTCGGCGTCCGCGGCCTGCGCACCGCCCAGGACCACCCCGAGGTGCTCGAGGACCAGCTCACGGCCATCGCGGAGGCCGCCGCCGCGGAGTCCTCCCGCGTGTGGGTGATGGCGCCGATGGTGGCGACCGTCGACGAGAGCGAGGACTTCGTCGCGCGGTGCGCGCGCCACGGCCTCGACGTGGCCGGCGTCATGGTCGAGGTGCCCAGCGCGGCACTGCTCGCCGGGCGGATCCTCGCCAGCGCCAAGTTCGCGAGCATCGGCACCAACGACCTCACCCAGTACACGATGGCAGCCGACCGGCTGCTGGGCGCGGTCGCGGAGCTCTCCGACACGTGGCAGCCCGCCGTGCTCCAGCTCGTCGCCGCGACCTGCGCGGGCGGCGCCCAGCAGGACCGGCCGGTGGGGGTCTGCGGGGAGGCGGCCGCGTCTCCCGCCCTCGCGGTGGTGCTGGTCGGCCTCGGCGTGACCTCGCTGTCCATGACGCCCCGCGCCCTCGCCGACGTCGCCGCCGTGCTGGGGGCCGTCACGGTGGACGACTGCCGTCGTGCCGCGCAGCTCGCTCTCAGCGCCCCCACCGCGGCCGCGGCCCGGGACCGGGTGCGCTCGGCTCTCCCCGTGCTCGACGAGCTGGGGCTGTAG
- a CDS encoding VOC family protein has translation MAGLHHVEVWVADGDEARAEWGWLLRRLGLTLESEWPGGQSWGAGGAYLTLTTSPNLTSSAHDRRRPGMNHLAFKGGAADRVDAIMADAHEHGWRPLYQERYPHAGGPQHYAGWLESSAGFKVEIVADES, from the coding sequence GTGGCGGGACTGCATCATGTCGAGGTCTGGGTCGCGGATGGTGACGAGGCGCGGGCCGAGTGGGGCTGGCTCCTCCGGCGGCTGGGGCTCACCCTGGAGAGCGAGTGGCCCGGAGGCCAGTCGTGGGGCGCCGGCGGCGCGTATCTCACGTTGACGACGTCGCCGAATCTCACGAGCTCGGCGCATGATCGTCGGAGGCCGGGCATGAATCACCTCGCGTTCAAGGGCGGCGCCGCCGATCGGGTCGACGCGATCATGGCGGACGCGCACGAGCACGGTTGGCGCCCGCTCTATCAGGAGCGTTATCCGCATGCGGGCGGCCCCCAGCACTACGCCGGGTGGCTGGAGAGTTCCGCGGGCTTCAAGGTGGAGATCGTCGCGGACGAGTCGTGA
- a CDS encoding acyl-CoA thioesterase, translated as MTRLDVPVSLRWSDLDAYGHVNNVAMLTLLEEARIEVFWRHPVISEESAVTGWPTAVIDAGPGAETSTLVAGQHVEYLRPLAYRRHPVIVVLWIGRLGGASLDICYEVRDVPAGQDGVTYARAVTTLVLVDSTTGSPRRIGQAERAAWEPFVEEPVVLRRSR; from the coding sequence ATGACCCGTCTCGACGTCCCGGTCTCGTTGCGCTGGTCGGACCTGGACGCGTACGGGCATGTGAACAACGTCGCGATGCTGACGCTTCTCGAAGAGGCGCGCATCGAGGTGTTCTGGCGCCATCCCGTCATCTCCGAGGAATCGGCTGTGACGGGATGGCCCACCGCGGTCATCGACGCCGGACCAGGCGCCGAGACCTCGACACTCGTGGCCGGTCAGCACGTGGAGTACCTCCGCCCACTCGCGTACCGCCGGCACCCGGTGATCGTGGTGCTGTGGATCGGGAGGCTCGGCGGGGCGAGCCTGGACATCTGCTACGAGGTGCGCGACGTGCCCGCCGGGCAGGACGGCGTCACCTACGCGCGGGCTGTCACCACCCTGGTCCTCGTGGACTCCACGACGGGATCCCCGCGCCGGATCGGCCAGGCCGAGCGCGCCGCCTGGGAGCCGTTCGTGGAGGAGCCCGTGGTGCTGCGCCGCAGCCGCTGA
- a CDS encoding SDR family oxidoreductase: MAETSHADVLSAPVADTLPGLVPGVGPDGRPRPDAPLVAVTGVTGYVGGRLVPELLAAGYRVRALARHPERLRGRPWFDDVDVVTADASDPDQLRDALRDVDIAYYLIHSLGSGRQFEQRDRRTALVFAQSAREASVRRLVYLGGLYPEGQELSPHLASRTEVGEILLASGVPTTVLRAAVILGSGSASFEMMRYLTERLPAMTVPRWVDNRIQPIAIRDVLRYLVGAAAMPPEVSRGFDIGGPDVLTYREMMQRYAAVAGLPRRVIVGVGVLTPRLSSLWVSLVTPVPGGLARPLVESLVHEVVCDEHDIAEWVPDPPTGLIGFDQAVRQALQRIHAADVVTRWTSASVPGAPSDPLPSDPDWAGGSLYVDERRVEVDASPAALWRVIEAVGGERGWYSWSLAWRLRGLADRLVGGPGLRRGRRDPSRLLVDDAVDFWRVEEVVPGELLRLRAEMRLPGLAWLELRVEPVGSGGFDELPTAFAQRALFHPHGLAGQLYWWAVYPFHGIVFGGMQRNIARAAETAERARTDRAPAAR, translated from the coding sequence ATGGCCGAGACCTCTCACGCCGACGTCCTGTCGGCCCCTGTCGCCGACACCCTCCCGGGCCTCGTCCCCGGCGTGGGCCCCGACGGCCGTCCCCGACCGGACGCGCCGCTGGTCGCGGTGACCGGCGTCACCGGGTACGTCGGCGGCAGGCTGGTCCCCGAGCTGCTCGCCGCCGGGTACCGGGTCCGGGCCCTGGCACGGCACCCCGAGCGCCTGCGCGGGCGCCCGTGGTTCGACGACGTGGACGTCGTCACGGCGGACGCGTCCGACCCCGACCAGCTCCGCGACGCGCTGCGCGACGTGGACATCGCCTACTACCTCATCCACTCGCTGGGCAGCGGGCGGCAGTTCGAGCAGCGCGACCGGCGCACCGCACTGGTCTTCGCGCAGTCGGCCCGCGAGGCGTCGGTGCGCCGCCTCGTCTACCTGGGCGGCCTGTACCCCGAGGGCCAGGAGCTCTCCCCGCACCTGGCCTCCCGCACCGAGGTCGGGGAGATCCTCCTCGCGTCGGGGGTCCCCACCACGGTTCTCCGCGCCGCCGTGATCCTCGGCTCCGGCTCGGCGTCCTTCGAGATGATGCGCTACCTCACCGAGCGGCTGCCCGCCATGACGGTCCCCCGCTGGGTGGACAACCGCATCCAGCCGATCGCGATCCGCGACGTGCTCCGCTACCTGGTGGGCGCCGCCGCGATGCCGCCCGAGGTGAGCCGGGGGTTCGACATCGGCGGCCCCGACGTGCTCACCTACCGCGAGATGATGCAGCGGTACGCCGCCGTCGCCGGGCTCCCCCGGCGCGTCATCGTGGGCGTCGGGGTGCTCACCCCCCGGCTGTCCTCCCTGTGGGTCTCGCTGGTCACCCCGGTGCCGGGCGGGCTGGCCAGGCCGCTGGTCGAGTCGCTGGTGCACGAGGTGGTCTGCGACGAGCACGACATCGCCGAGTGGGTGCCCGACCCTCCCACCGGCCTGATCGGGTTCGACCAGGCGGTGCGCCAGGCTCTGCAACGGATCCATGCGGCCGACGTGGTCACGCGCTGGACCTCGGCCTCGGTGCCCGGGGCGCCCAGCGACCCGCTGCCCAGCGACCCGGACTGGGCCGGCGGCTCGCTGTACGTCGACGAGCGCCGCGTCGAGGTGGACGCCTCCCCCGCAGCCCTGTGGCGGGTCATCGAGGCGGTGGGGGGTGAGCGCGGCTGGTACTCGTGGTCGCTGGCCTGGCGCCTGCGCGGTCTCGCGGACCGCCTGGTCGGGGGCCCCGGGCTGCGCCGGGGACGCCGCGACCCGAGCCGGCTCCTGGTCGACGACGCGGTGGACTTCTGGAGGGTCGAGGAGGTCGTCCCCGGCGAGCTGCTGCGGCTGCGCGCCGAGATGCGCCTGCCAGGGCTGGCGTGGCTCGAGCTGCGGGTCGAGCCAGTCGGCTCCGGCGGGTTCGACGAGCTGCCGACCGCGTTCGCCCAGCGCGCGCTGTTCCACCCTCACGGCCTCGCGGGCCAGCTGTACTGGTGGGCCGTGTACCCGTTCCACGGCATCGTCTTCGGGGGGATGCAGCGCAACATCGCCCGGGCCGCCGAGACGGCCGAGCGCGCGCGCACCGACCGGGCCCCCGCCGCCCGCTGA
- a CDS encoding globin — translation MTSSAPDSAAHRADSFYAVVGGRETFERLVTEFYRGVAQDPVLTAMYPEEDLGPAAERLTLFLEQYWGGPTTYSENRGHPRLRMRHAPYKVNPDARDRWLAHMRAAVDSLGLAPLHHAQLWDYLERAAHSMLNTFDD, via the coding sequence GTGACCTCCAGCGCGCCCGACTCCGCTGCCCACCGCGCCGACTCGTTCTACGCGGTGGTGGGCGGCCGCGAGACGTTCGAGCGGCTCGTCACCGAGTTCTACCGTGGCGTGGCCCAGGACCCCGTCCTGACGGCCATGTACCCCGAGGAGGACCTGGGACCGGCCGCCGAGCGGCTCACGCTGTTCCTCGAGCAGTACTGGGGAGGCCCCACGACGTACTCGGAGAACCGCGGCCATCCCCGACTGCGCATGCGGCACGCCCCGTACAAGGTCAACCCGGATGCGCGTGACCGATGGCTCGCGCACATGCGCGCCGCTGTCGACTCCCTCGGACTGGCGCCGCTGCACCACGCGCAGCTGTGGGACTACCTCGAGCGCGCGGCCCACTCGATGCTCAACACCTTCGACGACTGA